Proteins from a single region of Terriglobales bacterium:
- the thiD gene encoding bifunctional hydroxymethylpyrimidine kinase/phosphomethylpyrimidine kinase translates to MPSAPPVVLTIAGFDPSSGAGVSADIKTIAAHGCYGIACITALTVQSTTGVRRVEAVSARLVRETLDELVADLAPAAVRIGMLVSAPIVDAVADFLEARGLPNVVLDPVIRATSGAELLDPKGIERLTRRLLPMATVITPNIDEAARLTGKPVTNLAEMKASAQEFHRMGAKVVVVTGGHLERAVDLLSVAGKAGPEQSEFASERQTTTSTHGTGCAFAAALASNLALGRQIPDAVVLAKAYVTQAIARSFPLGHGSGPIHHLFRMEQPPRSGQD, encoded by the coding sequence ATGCCCTCGGCGCCGCCTGTGGTGCTGACGATCGCTGGGTTCGATCCGTCATCGGGGGCCGGGGTGTCGGCGGACATCAAGACCATCGCGGCGCATGGGTGCTACGGTATCGCCTGCATCACGGCGTTGACGGTGCAGTCCACGACCGGGGTACGGCGGGTGGAGGCGGTCTCGGCGCGACTGGTCCGCGAGACACTGGACGAACTGGTGGCCGACCTGGCGCCGGCGGCGGTGAGGATCGGAATGCTGGTCTCGGCGCCGATCGTGGACGCGGTGGCGGACTTTCTGGAGGCGCGCGGCCTTCCCAACGTGGTCCTGGACCCGGTGATTCGGGCGACCTCGGGAGCGGAACTGCTGGACCCAAAGGGTATCGAACGCCTGACCCGCCGGCTGCTGCCGATGGCCACCGTAATCACCCCCAACATCGACGAGGCCGCCCGGCTGACCGGTAAACCGGTCACCAACCTGGCGGAGATGAAGGCCTCTGCCCAGGAATTCCACCGGATGGGCGCCAAGGTCGTGGTGGTGACCGGGGGCCACCTGGAGCGGGCGGTGGACCTGCTCAGCGTGGCGGGAAAGGCAGGGCCGGAGCAGTCCGAGTTTGCATCGGAGCGGCAGACAACCACCTCCACCCACGGGACGGGCTGTGCCTTTGCCGCCGCCCTGGCCTCAAACCTGGCCTTAGGCCGCCAGATCCCCGATGCCGTGGTTCTGGCCAAAGCCTACGTGACCCAGGCGATCGCACGATCCTTTCCGCTAGGCCACGGAAGCGGACCCATCCACCATCTATTTCGTATGGAGCAGCCACCTCGCTCCGGGCAGGACTAG
- a CDS encoding tetratricopeptide repeat protein: MFLARLRSPIVLLLALALGLPASRPMLSAEAPSLRPPSGTRLDPLTRSGFEAYYSLDYDTAIRDFERVASANPNDPFALNHLLSAVLFHELYRIGAFDTGLYANNSFLERKQLPPDPKAGARIKELIGRVTALCDQRLAAKPDDLEALYARGVARGMQSTYMGLVEKSWIAALRNAKGARDDHERILQLDPGYVDAKTVVGVHEYIAGSLPLFVKVAAFLAGYRGNREKGLRYLYEAGNAGGESAVDAKIALGLFLRREQRYDEALGVARSLTTLYPRNFLFALEVANILNDSGHGPEAITAYQRVIENAPRFYQPHLELAYFGLGESLKGQRRYAQAVDAYANVSKQPQVEAELKLRANLYAGQMYDLMGQRRQALERYQAVLAAAPTDSRWADLARKHLKEPFHEK; the protein is encoded by the coding sequence ATGTTTCTCGCTCGCCTGCGTTCGCCCATCGTTTTGCTGCTTGCGTTGGCTCTCGGCCTGCCTGCTTCCAGGCCCATGCTCAGCGCCGAAGCCCCGTCCTTGCGTCCGCCTTCGGGCACAAGATTGGATCCGCTCACGCGTTCGGGCTTCGAGGCTTACTACAGCCTGGACTACGACACTGCCATCCGCGACTTCGAGCGCGTCGCTTCGGCCAATCCCAACGATCCCTTCGCGCTGAATCACCTGCTTTCCGCCGTACTTTTCCACGAGCTGTACCGCATCGGCGCCTTTGACACCGGCCTCTACGCCAACAACAGTTTTCTCGAACGCAAGCAGCTCCCACCTGACCCCAAAGCGGGCGCCCGCATCAAGGAACTCATCGGCCGCGTGACCGCGCTCTGCGACCAGCGCCTGGCCGCGAAGCCGGATGACCTCGAGGCCCTCTACGCTCGTGGCGTGGCTCGCGGCATGCAGTCCACCTACATGGGCCTGGTGGAGAAGAGCTGGATTGCCGCGCTGCGCAACGCCAAGGGCGCCCGTGACGACCACGAGCGCATCCTCCAGCTCGACCCTGGCTACGTCGACGCCAAGACCGTGGTCGGAGTGCACGAATACATCGCCGGCAGCCTGCCTCTGTTCGTCAAAGTCGCGGCCTTCCTGGCGGGCTATCGGGGCAACCGCGAAAAAGGGCTTCGCTACCTCTACGAGGCGGGTAACGCGGGCGGGGAAAGCGCCGTGGACGCCAAGATCGCTCTCGGCCTCTTCCTCCGCCGCGAGCAGCGCTACGATGAAGCCCTCGGCGTCGCCCGCAGCCTCACCACGCTCTACCCGCGCAACTTCCTCTTCGCTTTGGAAGTGGCCAACATCCTCAACGACTCCGGGCACGGCCCGGAGGCCATCACCGCCTACCAGCGCGTGATCGAGAACGCGCCGCGCTTCTACCAGCCCCACCTGGAACTGGCCTATTTCGGCCTGGGCGAGAGCCTCAAGGGACAGCGGCGCTACGCGCAGGCGGTCGACGCCTACGCCAACGTCTCCAAACAGCCCCAGGTCGAGGCCGAGCTCAAGCTGCGCGCCAACCTGTACGCCGGGCAGATGTACGACCTCATGGGACAGCGCCGCCAGGCTCTTGAGCGCTATCAAGCGGTACTTGCCGCTGCCCCGACGGACTCGCGCTGGGCTGACCTAGCGCGCAAGCATTTGAAAGAACCGTTCCACGAAAAATAG
- a CDS encoding PspC domain-containing protein codes for MYCNYCGKVIQDDANLCAYCGKRVGVVVARKRLIRPRHGRKIAGVCQGFAEYFDLDVTLIRVVWVLVALFGGGGVLAYVIGWIVMPEEPEIVAAPAGTPAEARNH; via the coding sequence ATGTACTGCAACTACTGCGGCAAGGTCATCCAGGACGACGCCAACCTCTGCGCCTATTGCGGCAAGCGCGTGGGCGTGGTCGTGGCCCGTAAGCGGCTCATTCGCCCGCGCCACGGCCGCAAGATCGCCGGCGTCTGCCAGGGCTTCGCCGAATATTTCGACCTCGACGTCACCCTGATCCGCGTCGTCTGGGTTCTGGTCGCCTTGTTCGGCGGCGGCGGCGTGTTGGCCTACGTCATCGGTTGGATCGTGATGCCCGAGGAGCCCGAGATTGTGGCCGCTCCCGCGGGAACCCCAGCCGAGGCCCGCAACCACTGA